One genomic window of Actinoalloteichus hoggarensis includes the following:
- the gatC gene encoding Asp-tRNA(Asn)/Glu-tRNA(Gln) amidotransferase subunit GatC — protein sequence MPSISRDEVAHLARLARLSVTDDELDMFAGQLDVILRSVAQVGEVAADDIPPTSHAVPVTNVFRDDVIRPGLTRQEALGGAPAVEENRFRVPRILGEEQ from the coding sequence GTGCCCAGCATCTCCCGTGACGAGGTCGCGCACCTCGCTCGGCTGGCCAGGCTGTCCGTGACCGACGACGAGTTGGACATGTTCGCGGGCCAGCTCGACGTCATTCTGCGGTCGGTCGCCCAGGTCGGGGAGGTCGCAGCCGACGACATCCCGCCGACCTCGCACGCCGTGCCGGTCACCAACGTCTTCCGTGACGACGTGATCCGGCCGGGTCTCACCCGTCAGGAGGCGCTCGGCGGCGCACCCGCCGTCGAGGAGAACCGCTTCCGCGTCCCGCGCATCCTCGGGGAGGAGCAGTGA
- a CDS encoding amino acid-binding protein: MSFLIRVQLPDQPGKLGAVASALGTVGADILSVDVVERGAGLAVDDLVVELPSGRLPDVLITAAESVDGVEVDAVRPYAGVLDTYRELELIEEVAANPRQGLDVFTEGVPRIIRAGWAVVFAENGDGAFRLAASTAAPETRSMRLPWLPLHKSLVLDGEEDWVPETWRELGTELAVTPLGRPERALLVGRPGGPMFRASEVARLAHLTGIVSSLLPN, encoded by the coding sequence GTGTCCTTCCTGATCCGCGTGCAACTGCCCGACCAGCCGGGAAAGCTGGGCGCGGTCGCGAGTGCGCTGGGCACGGTGGGTGCCGACATCCTGAGCGTCGACGTCGTCGAGCGAGGCGCTGGGCTGGCCGTCGACGATCTGGTGGTGGAGCTGCCCTCCGGCAGGCTGCCGGACGTGCTGATCACGGCCGCCGAGTCGGTGGACGGCGTGGAGGTCGACGCCGTGCGGCCCTACGCGGGCGTGCTCGACACCTACCGTGAGCTGGAGTTGATCGAAGAGGTCGCCGCCAACCCTCGCCAGGGGTTGGACGTGTTCACCGAGGGCGTGCCCCGGATCATCCGTGCGGGCTGGGCGGTGGTGTTCGCCGAGAACGGTGACGGCGCGTTCCGCCTCGCCGCCAGCACCGCGGCTCCCGAGACCCGTTCGATGCGCCTGCCATGGCTGCCGCTGCACAAGTCGCTCGTCCTCGACGGCGAGGAGGACTGGGTACCGGAGACATGGCGCGAACTCGGCACCGAACTGGCCGTCACCCCTCTGGGCAGGCCCGAACGCGCCCTGCTCGTCGGCAGGCCCGGCGGCCCCATGTTCCGCGCCTCCGAAGTCGCCAGACTCGCCCACCTCACCGGCATCGTCTCCAGCCTGCTCCCGAACTGA
- the vapC gene encoding type II toxin-antitoxin system VapC family toxin: MKAYLIDSSVWIDVLTDRPGAAQDRFVELAAEPDQIVTTEPVLMELRAGANGLRRLRIESVLNRLRLRGIDPAIDFHYAADLYRNVRISGHTVRSMVDCLIASVAVRTEAILVHRDRDFERIAAVASDLRSESLLT, translated from the coding sequence ATGAAGGCCTATCTGATCGACAGCTCGGTATGGATCGACGTCCTGACCGACCGTCCCGGTGCGGCCCAGGACAGGTTCGTCGAACTGGCGGCGGAACCCGATCAGATCGTCACGACCGAACCGGTGCTCATGGAGCTGCGCGCCGGGGCGAACGGGCTGCGGCGGCTGCGCATCGAATCGGTGCTCAACCGGCTGCGACTTCGTGGAATCGACCCGGCGATCGACTTTCACTACGCGGCGGATCTGTATCGGAACGTGCGGATCTCCGGGCATACGGTGCGTTCGATGGTCGACTGCCTGATCGCCTCGGTGGCGGTGCGCACCGAGGCGATCCTGGTGCACAGAGACCGTGATTTCGAACGGATCGCCGCGGTCGCCTCAGATCTTCGATCCGAGTCACTGCTGACCTGA
- a CDS encoding type II toxin-antitoxin system VapB family antitoxin, whose amino-acid sequence MSRTNIDLDDELVSEAMRRYDLTTKREAVDLALRRLVGPRVSTEELLALRGVGWDGDLDELRAGPPEHP is encoded by the coding sequence ATGAGTCGCACCAATATTGATCTCGACGACGAGCTGGTCAGCGAGGCGATGAGACGGTACGACCTCACCACGAAGCGTGAAGCCGTGGACCTGGCATTGCGGCGGCTCGTGGGGCCGAGGGTCTCCACCGAGGAACTGCTCGCACTCCGAGGCGTCGGCTGGGACGGCGACCTGGACGAGTTGCGCGCCGGGCCGCCCGAGCATCCATGA
- a CDS encoding GNAT family N-acetyltransferase produces the protein MTSHTGLDLVLRRAVAAEYAAIGELTVAAYHADGFLVGDEGYAATLRDVAGRDREAEVYVAVDGAAEAIQPDESGAVLGAVTVCSADSSYAELACQGELEVRMLAVAPEARGRGVGGRLMGQVVSLARARGMTRIVLCSQDRMRTAHRLYERFGFTRLPARDWSIGEMRLLSFSLELGERA, from the coding sequence ATGACATCCCACACCGGGCTGGATCTCGTCTTACGTCGGGCGGTCGCCGCCGAGTACGCCGCGATCGGCGAGCTGACCGTCGCCGCCTATCACGCGGACGGCTTCCTGGTGGGCGACGAGGGCTATGCGGCCACCCTGCGGGACGTCGCGGGCCGGGACCGGGAGGCGGAGGTGTACGTCGCCGTCGACGGGGCGGCCGAGGCGATCCAGCCGGACGAGTCCGGCGCCGTGCTCGGCGCCGTCACCGTCTGCTCGGCGGACAGCTCCTACGCCGAACTCGCCTGCCAAGGCGAGCTGGAGGTGCGGATGCTCGCGGTCGCGCCCGAGGCACGCGGCCGAGGAGTGGGCGGTCGCCTGATGGGCCAGGTGGTGTCCCTGGCTCGCGCGCGAGGCATGACCCGCATCGTGCTGTGCAGCCAGGACCGGATGCGCACGGCCCATCGACTCTACGAGCGATTCGGCTTCACCCGGCTGCCCGCCAGGGACTGGAGCATCGGCGAGATGCGGCTGCTGTCGTTCTCGTTGGAGCTGGGCGAGCGTGCGTGA
- the ligA gene encoding NAD-dependent DNA ligase LigA, which yields MTSESAEETAASTEAQSVEDVPAQARERHDRLAEEVTGHQFRYYVRDAPTISDGEFDRLLGELAELERRYPGLATPESPTQRVGGTFSTEFNAVDHLERMLSLDNAFEEEELAAWVDRVEREVGPDAHYLSELKIDGLAINLLYENGRLIRALTRGDGRTGEDVTLNIRTMDDVPERLHGTEEFPIPELVEVRGEVFFVLEEFTELNAGLVASGRAPFANPRNAAAGSLRQKDPRVTASRPLRLICHGLGRRTGFQAERQSEAYAALRAWGLPVSSHTKVLGSLAELRRHLAYWGEHRHDAEHEIDGVVFKVDEVPLQRRLGTTSRAPRWAIAYKYPPEEATTELRDIQVNVGRTGRVTPFAVMEPVKVAGSTVAMATLHNGDEVRRKGVLIGDRVVIRKAGDVIPEVLGPVVDARDGTEREFVMPTHCPECGTELRREKESDVDIRCPNARSCPAQLRERLFHLAGRGAFDIEVLGYEAASALLTSEVITDEGDVFELTEESLLQAELFRTKAGELSANGRKLIRNLAAAKEQPLWRVLVALSIRHVGPTAARALAGEFGSLERIDAADEAELAAADGVGPTIATAVREWFAVDWHREVVDKWRRAGVRMVDEQYDSIPRTLEGLSIVVTGSLEGFSRDEAKEAVMARGGRSAGSVSKKTAFVVVGEAPGSKYDKAMQLGVPVLDEAGFRVLLADGPEAAAPLAERPAEAEPEPESGAGAGTETGTGTGAGPGTGAADGAGADGSADGEPAPPKTKRAGEGRRSRAKRTGTAEGAAEDTPEESSAADSGTTEAPAAGDMSGSAAHDEEDSA from the coding sequence GTGACCAGCGAATCAGCCGAGGAGACGGCCGCCTCGACCGAGGCTCAGAGCGTCGAGGACGTGCCCGCGCAGGCGAGGGAACGACATGATCGCCTCGCCGAGGAGGTCACGGGACATCAGTTCCGCTACTACGTGCGTGACGCGCCCACGATCTCCGACGGCGAGTTCGACCGCCTCCTCGGCGAGCTCGCCGAGCTGGAGCGGCGGTATCCGGGCCTCGCGACCCCGGAGTCCCCGACCCAGCGGGTGGGTGGCACCTTCTCCACCGAGTTCAACGCCGTCGATCATCTGGAGCGCATGCTCAGCCTGGACAACGCCTTCGAGGAGGAGGAGTTGGCCGCCTGGGTCGACCGGGTGGAGCGTGAGGTCGGCCCCGACGCCCACTACCTCAGCGAACTCAAGATCGACGGACTGGCCATCAACCTGCTCTACGAGAACGGCAGGCTGATCAGGGCGTTGACCAGGGGAGACGGCCGCACCGGCGAAGACGTCACCCTGAACATCCGCACCATGGACGACGTGCCGGAGCGCCTGCACGGCACCGAGGAGTTCCCGATTCCCGAACTCGTCGAGGTGCGTGGCGAGGTGTTCTTCGTGCTGGAGGAGTTCACCGAGCTGAACGCGGGCCTGGTCGCCTCGGGACGCGCCCCCTTCGCCAATCCGCGCAACGCCGCGGCGGGCTCGCTGCGACAGAAGGACCCCCGGGTGACGGCCTCCCGTCCGCTACGACTCATCTGCCACGGGCTCGGCAGGCGCACCGGCTTCCAGGCGGAGCGCCAGTCCGAGGCCTACGCCGCGTTGCGTGCCTGGGGACTGCCCGTCTCCAGCCACACGAAGGTCCTCGGCTCACTCGCCGAGCTGCGAAGACATCTCGCCTACTGGGGCGAGCACCGGCACGACGCGGAGCACGAGATCGACGGCGTCGTCTTCAAGGTCGACGAGGTGCCCCTGCAACGCAGACTGGGCACCACCTCGCGGGCGCCGCGCTGGGCGATCGCCTACAAGTACCCGCCGGAGGAGGCCACCACCGAGCTGCGCGACATCCAGGTCAACGTGGGCCGTACCGGTCGGGTGACCCCGTTCGCGGTGATGGAGCCGGTGAAGGTGGCGGGCTCCACCGTGGCGATGGCCACCCTGCACAACGGCGACGAGGTCCGACGCAAGGGCGTGCTCATCGGCGACCGGGTGGTGATCCGCAAGGCGGGCGACGTCATCCCCGAGGTGCTCGGGCCGGTGGTGGACGCCAGGGACGGCACCGAACGCGAGTTCGTGATGCCCACGCACTGCCCGGAGTGCGGCACCGAGCTGCGTCGGGAGAAGGAGAGCGACGTCGACATCCGCTGTCCGAACGCGCGGTCCTGCCCCGCGCAGCTTCGGGAGCGGCTGTTCCACCTGGCGGGTCGGGGCGCGTTCGACATCGAGGTCCTCGGCTACGAGGCCGCGTCGGCGCTGTTGACCTCGGAGGTGATCACCGACGAGGGCGACGTCTTCGAGCTGACCGAGGAGAGCCTGCTGCAGGCGGAGCTGTTCCGCACCAAGGCGGGCGAGCTGTCGGCCAACGGCCGCAAGCTGATCCGCAACCTGGCCGCCGCGAAGGAACAGCCGCTGTGGCGGGTGCTCGTGGCCCTGTCCATCCGCCACGTCGGGCCGACGGCGGCGCGCGCGCTGGCCGGTGAGTTCGGCTCCCTGGAACGGATCGACGCCGCGGACGAGGCCGAGCTGGCGGCGGCCGACGGCGTCGGACCGACCATCGCGACGGCCGTGCGCGAGTGGTTCGCCGTCGACTGGCATCGTGAGGTGGTCGACAAGTGGCGCCGCGCGGGCGTCCGCATGGTGGACGAGCAGTACGACTCGATTCCTCGGACGCTGGAGGGCCTGTCCATCGTCGTGACGGGCTCGTTGGAGGGCTTCTCCCGCGACGAGGCCAAGGAGGCCGTGATGGCGCGCGGCGGCCGATCCGCGGGCTCGGTCTCCAAGAAGACGGCCTTCGTGGTCGTCGGCGAGGCCCCCGGCTCGAAGTACGACAAGGCGATGCAGCTGGGCGTTCCCGTCTTGGACGAGGCGGGCTTCCGGGTGCTGCTGGCGGACGGCCCTGAGGCGGCGGCGCCGCTGGCCGAGCGGCCCGCCGAGGCGGAGCCCGAGCCCGAGTCCGGGGCCGGGGCTGGGACCGAGACCGGGACTGGGACTGGGGCCGGGCCTGGGACTGGGGCGGCCGACGGAGCCGGTGCCGACGGGTCCGCGGACGGCGAGCCGGCGCCCCCGAAGACGAAGCGGGCGGGCGAGGGCAGACGGTCGCGAGCGAAGCGGACGGGCACGGCCGAGGGCGCTGCCGAGGACACGCCCGAGGAGAGCTCCGCCGCCGACTCTGGTACCACCGAGGCACCGGCGGCCGGGGACATGTCGGGGTCCGCCGCCCACGACGAGGAGGACTCGGCATGA
- a CDS encoding hemolysin family protein produces MDGTLLNSLLILVFILIGGFFAASEIALVSLRGSQVRAMAGKGRRGEKVAKLHGDSNRFLSSVQIGVTIAGFFASAFGGATLAVELQPVLAGWGVPERLASTLSLVVITIVISYFSLVLGELVPKRLALQKSEGVSLFVAPVLDRIAGITRPVIWLLSHSTNLVVRLFGLDPRQQSEEVTEEELREMVSTHRQLTAEERRVLVDVFEATDRTVSQVMVPRTEVTFLEATVPLAEAAQEIIDQPHSRYPVIGESADDVLGFVHVRDVLTAVQRGAGGLRVGDVVREIVLLPGSKELLPALSQLRGSGSHLAVVVDEYGGTDGIVTLEDLVEELVGEIQDEYDPELRPDAQARAGVIEVDGMLRHDEVPDGAGLTLPEGPYSTLAGFLLFRLGRIPAPGDSLEALDRRFVVTEMEGRRITRIRIEPLPGGAGASEADGVPPRGRGRERRPSED; encoded by the coding sequence ATGGACGGCACGTTACTCAACAGCCTGCTCATCCTGGTGTTCATTCTCATCGGCGGCTTCTTCGCGGCGTCGGAGATCGCCCTCGTCTCGCTGCGCGGCAGCCAGGTGCGAGCGATGGCGGGCAAGGGCCGTCGAGGCGAGAAGGTCGCCAAGCTGCACGGCGACTCCAATCGCTTCCTGTCCTCGGTGCAGATCGGCGTGACGATCGCGGGCTTCTTCGCCTCCGCGTTCGGCGGTGCGACGCTGGCCGTGGAGTTGCAGCCCGTGCTGGCGGGCTGGGGGGTGCCGGAAAGACTGGCGAGCACGCTGTCGCTGGTGGTGATCACGATCGTCATCTCGTACTTCTCGCTGGTGCTCGGCGAGCTCGTGCCGAAGCGGCTCGCGCTGCAGAAGTCCGAGGGCGTGTCGCTGTTCGTGGCTCCCGTGCTCGACCGCATCGCGGGGATCACCCGGCCGGTGATCTGGCTGCTGTCCCACTCGACGAACCTGGTGGTCCGGCTGTTCGGCCTCGACCCGCGCCAGCAGAGCGAGGAGGTCACGGAGGAGGAGCTCCGCGAGATGGTGAGCACGCACCGCCAGCTCACCGCCGAGGAGCGGCGGGTGCTGGTGGACGTCTTCGAGGCGACCGACCGCACCGTCAGCCAGGTCATGGTGCCCCGGACCGAGGTCACCTTCCTGGAGGCCACCGTGCCGCTGGCCGAGGCTGCACAGGAGATCATCGACCAGCCGCACTCGCGGTATCCCGTGATCGGCGAGTCGGCCGACGACGTCCTGGGCTTCGTCCATGTCCGTGACGTCCTCACCGCCGTCCAGCGGGGCGCCGGGGGGCTTCGGGTGGGCGACGTCGTGCGCGAGATCGTGCTGCTGCCGGGCAGCAAGGAGCTGCTGCCCGCCCTGTCTCAGCTGCGCGGCTCCGGGTCGCATCTGGCCGTGGTCGTCGACGAGTACGGCGGCACCGACGGCATCGTCACCCTTGAAGACCTGGTCGAGGAGCTGGTGGGCGAGATCCAGGACGAGTACGACCCCGAGCTGCGGCCCGACGCACAGGCCAGGGCAGGCGTGATCGAGGTCGACGGGATGCTGCGCCATGACGAGGTGCCCGACGGCGCCGGCCTCACGCTCCCGGAGGGGCCGTATTCCACCCTCGCCGGCTTCCTGCTGTTCCGGCTCGGTCGGATTCCGGCGCCGGGCGACTCGCTGGAGGCGTTGGACCGGCGGTTCGTCGTCACGGAGATGGAGGGCAGACGCATCACCCGGATTCGCATCGAGCCGCTGCCGGGTGGCGCAGGCGCGTCGGAGGCGGACGGCGTTCCCCCACGCGGCAGGGGCCGTGAGCGCCGTCCCTCCGAGGATTGA
- a CDS encoding methionine synthase — MTNTPWPAGTATAIGSMPGTDAMEAVRIVLGELPDLPHLPELPDRGVGADLLGRTAALLVAMPVEVVPSGYRLAARSGLDQRRAQDLMRMDLDALDAVLQETGVRPERLKVQLAGPWTFAASVELPRGHRLLTDAGALRDLVESQMEGLTAHVRELTERTGAQIVVQIDEPSLPAVIDGRLPTPSGLDRVPAVPAPEAQNVLAGVVAAAEKATGAPVLVHCCAPDAPSTLLRGAGAGAVGVDLTLPLTESTTALDAIGELWDSGATLLLGLLPGTDPTRPPTLRAAARPAFELVDRLGFPRALLATKAVPTPACGFAGASPEWTRTAMTTLRELGRVFLEPPEDW; from the coding sequence GTGACGAACACACCGTGGCCCGCGGGCACCGCCACCGCGATCGGCTCGATGCCGGGGACCGACGCCATGGAGGCGGTCCGGATCGTGCTCGGCGAGCTTCCGGACCTGCCGCACCTGCCCGAACTGCCCGACCGCGGTGTCGGCGCCGACCTGCTGGGTCGCACGGCGGCGCTGCTGGTCGCCATGCCCGTCGAGGTGGTCCCCTCCGGATACCGGCTCGCCGCCCGTTCCGGACTCGACCAGCGCCGGGCACAGGACCTGATGCGCATGGACCTGGACGCGCTCGACGCGGTGCTGCAGGAGACGGGCGTCCGCCCGGAGCGGCTCAAGGTGCAGCTCGCCGGGCCGTGGACCTTCGCGGCGAGCGTCGAGCTGCCCCGCGGCCATCGCCTCCTCACCGACGCCGGAGCCCTGCGCGACCTGGTCGAATCGCAGATGGAGGGCCTCACCGCCCACGTCCGCGAGCTGACCGAGCGCACCGGAGCGCAGATCGTCGTCCAGATCGACGAGCCCAGCCTGCCCGCGGTGATCGACGGACGGCTGCCCACGCCGTCAGGTCTGGATCGGGTGCCCGCCGTGCCCGCGCCCGAGGCGCAGAACGTGCTCGCCGGTGTGGTGGCGGCGGCCGAGAAGGCCACCGGGGCGCCCGTCCTGGTGCACTGCTGCGCGCCAGACGCGCCCTCGACCCTGCTGCGCGGTGCGGGTGCGGGAGCCGTCGGCGTCGACCTGACGCTGCCGTTGACCGAGTCCACCACGGCCCTGGACGCGATCGGCGAACTGTGGGACTCCGGTGCGACGCTGCTGCTGGGACTGCTGCCGGGGACGGACCCCACCCGTCCGCCGACGCTGCGCGCGGCGGCCCGACCCGCCTTCGAACTCGTCGACCGGCTCGGATTCCCCCGTGCGCTGCTGGCGACCAAGGCGGTGCCCACCCCGGCATGCGGCTTCGCAGGCGCGTCCCCGGAATGGACCAGGACGGCCATGACGACGCTGCGCGAGCTGGGTCGAGTGTTCCTCGAGCCTCCCGAGGACTGGTGA
- a CDS encoding serine/threonine dehydratase, producing MTLSVSPTIQTPELARKAVREAADRIRPHARRTPIMTVELDGRPLVLKLEYLQRTGSFKLRGALNAMLSGERPGRVVTASGGNHGLGVAMAARLAGLPADVYVPETVPAGKARRIEALGARLVRLGPSYADAAEGAARAAVETGARYVPAFDDPAVVAGQGTVALEVVEDAPEVDVIAVAAGGGGLAAGTVSAAAPDRRTVAVEPTGCCSVYRAVQAGGPVDAEVDSVAASGLGASRVGTVPFAVLSELGRAGALSCELVRDEQILAARDRLWEEFRIAVEPAAATPFAAWEAGLVPGELPAVVLCGANTDWTPA from the coding sequence GTGACTCTCAGCGTCTCACCCACGATCCAGACTCCCGAACTCGCCCGCAAGGCCGTCCGAGAGGCCGCGGACCGGATTCGGCCCCACGCGCGTCGCACCCCGATCATGACCGTCGAGCTCGACGGCAGGCCGCTCGTGCTGAAGCTGGAATACCTGCAGAGGACGGGGTCCTTCAAGCTGCGCGGCGCGCTGAACGCCATGCTCAGCGGCGAGCGCCCCGGCAGGGTCGTGACCGCGTCGGGCGGCAATCACGGCCTGGGTGTCGCCATGGCCGCGCGACTCGCCGGGCTGCCCGCCGACGTCTACGTGCCGGAGACGGTGCCCGCGGGCAAGGCCCGCCGAATCGAGGCGCTGGGCGCTCGCCTCGTCCGACTCGGCCCGTCGTACGCCGACGCCGCCGAGGGCGCTGCGCGGGCCGCCGTCGAGACGGGTGCCCGGTACGTGCCCGCCTTCGACGACCCGGCGGTGGTGGCGGGCCAGGGCACCGTGGCGCTGGAGGTCGTCGAGGACGCACCCGAGGTCGACGTCATCGCCGTCGCTGCGGGCGGCGGCGGACTGGCGGCGGGGACGGTGTCGGCGGCGGCGCCCGACCGTCGCACGGTGGCCGTGGAGCCGACCGGCTGCTGCTCCGTGTACCGCGCCGTCCAGGCAGGCGGGCCGGTGGACGCCGAGGTCGACTCGGTGGCGGCCTCCGGGCTCGGCGCGTCCCGTGTCGGCACGGTGCCCTTCGCCGTGCTCAGCGAGCTCGGCCGGGCCGGAGCGCTGTCCTGTGAGCTGGTCCGCGACGAGCAGATCCTCGCCGCCCGCGACCGGCTCTGGGAGGAGTTCCGCATCGCCGTCGAGCCCGCCGCGGCGACGCCCTTCGCCGCCTGGGAGGCGGGGCTGGTCCCCGGCGAACTCCCGGCCGTGGTGCTCTGCGGGGCCAACACCGATTGGACGCCCGCCTGA
- a CDS encoding Ku protein — MRSRRGTSIQVDMRSMWRGAISFGLVNVAVRLYAATEDHDYHFFQLHRKDHGRIRYKRVCTVCGEEVAFDEIAKGYEMDDGRLVVLEQEDFARLPITTERSIQVLEFVPVESVDPIYFQRSYLLEPENPSVRPYVLLRDALERVGRLAVVKITLRQRETLAMLRARDDVIVLHTMLWPDEIRPAEFEFLGQDVPVRPQELDMATSLIENMTGEFDPTEFSDDYQRLLGQLIEARAAGAEVPAGPQEEPEGGDVIDLMTALERSIAQARSGDETTKEKERTGRRSTGRKQPSGGGRTTTKTGSDSRAKSGSTKAGSAKTASAKSGSAKAASAKAESAGDDVEADTKAAQGDKGRTSRRKTAGRRRSA; from the coding sequence ATGCGATCTCGTCGAGGCACGAGTATCCAGGTGGACATGCGGTCGATGTGGCGAGGAGCGATCTCCTTCGGGCTGGTCAATGTGGCTGTCCGGCTCTACGCCGCCACCGAGGACCACGACTACCATTTCTTCCAGTTGCATCGAAAAGATCATGGCCGGATTCGCTACAAGCGGGTGTGCACCGTGTGTGGCGAGGAGGTCGCGTTCGATGAGATCGCCAAGGGCTACGAGATGGACGACGGCAGGCTGGTCGTGCTCGAACAGGAGGACTTCGCCCGGCTGCCGATCACCACCGAACGATCCATCCAGGTGCTGGAGTTCGTGCCGGTGGAGAGCGTGGACCCGATCTACTTCCAGCGCAGCTACCTGCTGGAGCCGGAGAACCCCTCGGTGCGGCCCTATGTCCTGCTGCGGGACGCCCTGGAACGGGTCGGCCGCCTCGCCGTCGTCAAGATCACGCTGCGGCAGCGTGAGACCCTGGCGATGCTGCGGGCCAGGGACGACGTGATCGTCCTGCACACCATGCTGTGGCCCGACGAGATCCGGCCCGCCGAGTTCGAGTTCCTGGGCCAGGACGTGCCCGTCCGCCCGCAGGAGCTCGACATGGCCACGTCGCTGATCGAGAACATGACCGGCGAGTTCGATCCGACCGAGTTCTCCGACGACTACCAGCGGCTCCTCGGTCAGCTGATCGAGGCCAGGGCGGCGGGTGCCGAGGTGCCCGCCGGACCGCAGGAGGAGCCCGAGGGCGGCGACGTCATCGACCTGATGACCGCGCTGGAACGCAGCATCGCCCAGGCCCGGTCGGGGGACGAGACGACGAAGGAGAAGGAGCGGACCGGGCGCCGTTCGACCGGCCGGAAGCAGCCTTCGGGCGGCGGCCGGACGACCACGAAGACCGGCTCGGACAGCCGGGCGAAGTCGGGTTCGACGAAGGCGGGCTCGGCGAAGACGGCGTCGGCGAAGTCGGGTTCGGCGAAGGCGGCGTCGGCGAAGGCCGAGAGCGCGGGCGACGACGTCGAGGCCGACACCAAGGCCGCCCAGGGGGACAAGGGACGGACGTCTCGGCGCAAGACCGCCGGGCGCAGACGCTCGGCCTGA
- a CDS encoding IclR family transcriptional regulator encodes MRGRDPVRRSAEPASSTDSGESGGPPRGAKTLDSGLRILWELRDHPDGLPHGELSRRLGIERTAVYRLIGTLQSNRLVTKTDEGRYQLALGLLELASSVLPQLRRTFTHQLRELAEMSQATAFVTALDGENSCVVVAVAEPSKTITHVAYRVGARHEAERGASGIAILAGRPPVPGEREAITEARRLGYSVTSGELQQGAWGIAAPIRPPNGPAVASVGVVAIGRRDETVVAPSVLRAAEALSSSEQL; translated from the coding sequence GTGAGAGGTCGTGACCCGGTGCGCAGGTCCGCCGAGCCCGCTTCGTCGACCGACTCGGGAGAGTCCGGCGGCCCGCCGCGCGGCGCCAAGACGCTCGACAGCGGGCTGCGGATCCTCTGGGAGCTGCGAGACCACCCGGACGGCCTGCCGCACGGCGAGCTGTCGCGGCGACTGGGCATCGAACGCACCGCCGTCTACCGGCTCATCGGCACGCTGCAGTCCAACCGTCTGGTGACCAAGACCGACGAGGGGCGCTACCAACTCGCCCTCGGCCTCTTGGAGCTGGCCTCCTCGGTGCTTCCCCAGTTGAGGCGGACCTTCACCCATCAGCTGCGAGAGCTGGCGGAGATGTCCCAGGCCACGGCCTTCGTCACGGCACTGGACGGCGAGAACAGCTGCGTGGTCGTCGCCGTCGCCGAGCCGTCGAAGACGATCACGCACGTCGCCTACCGGGTCGGCGCCCGCCATGAGGCCGAGCGGGGCGCCTCCGGAATCGCCATCCTCGCGGGCAGACCGCCGGTTCCCGGTGAGCGTGAGGCCATCACCGAGGCGCGGCGGCTGGGTTACTCGGTGACCAGCGGCGAGCTGCAACAGGGCGCATGGGGCATCGCCGCGCCCATCCGCCCGCCGAACGGACCCGCGGTGGCCAGCGTGGGCGTCGTCGCGATCGGCAGGCGCGACGAGACGGTCGTCGCGCCCTCGGTGCTGCGCGCCGCCGAGGCCCTGAGCTCCAGCGAACAGCTCTGA
- a CDS encoding alpha/beta fold hydrolase yields the protein MTILPHDVHGDGPIRVIALHGWFSDRTAFRALRPLLDTTRFSYAFVDVRGYGEAAELSGEYTMAEIASDVLALADHLGWSEFALLGHSMGGKAAAAVLAADTSRVTGVVGVSPVPASGVPFDDQAWQLFAGAAESADNRRAIIDLTTGNRHTGVWLDAMVRHSLATSSVPAFGSYLLDWARHDFHEAVLGDSTPILVIAGEHDPALSADVLRGTWLAWHPHARVEVFDNAGHYAADETPIALASSLEAFLTDAAAVPQATAG from the coding sequence GTGACGATCCTGCCTCACGACGTACACGGCGACGGCCCGATCCGAGTGATCGCGCTGCACGGCTGGTTCTCCGACCGCACCGCCTTCCGCGCGCTGCGCCCCCTGCTGGACACCACTCGCTTCAGTTACGCCTTCGTCGACGTCCGGGGCTACGGGGAGGCCGCCGAGCTGAGCGGCGAGTACACCATGGCCGAGATCGCCTCCGACGTGCTCGCGCTGGCGGATCACCTCGGCTGGTCGGAGTTCGCCCTGTTAGGGCATTCGATGGGCGGCAAGGCCGCCGCCGCCGTGCTGGCCGCGGACACGAGCCGGGTGACCGGCGTAGTCGGCGTCTCCCCGGTGCCTGCCTCCGGCGTCCCCTTCGACGACCAGGCCTGGCAGCTCTTCGCCGGTGCCGCGGAGAGCGCGGACAACCGTCGGGCGATCATCGACCTGACCACGGGCAACCGGCACACCGGCGTCTGGCTGGACGCGATGGTGCGACACTCGCTCGCCACCTCGTCCGTCCCGGCGTTCGGGAGCTACCTCCTCGACTGGGCACGGCACGACTTCCACGAGGCGGTGCTGGGCGACTCGACCCCGATCCTGGTCATCGCAGGCGAGCACGATCCGGCCTTGAGCGCCGACGTGCTCCGCGGCACCTGGCTCGCCTGGCACCCGCACGCGCGCGTCGAGGTCTTCGACAACGCGGGGCATTACGCCGCCGACGAGACCCCGATCGCACTGGCCTCGTCGCTGGAGGCCTTCCTGACCGATGCCGCGGCGGTCCCGCAGGCGACCGCAGGCTGA